In the genome of Primulina tabacum isolate GXHZ01 chromosome 13, ASM2559414v2, whole genome shotgun sequence, the window GAGAAATCCAACTAGACGAATGAGATTATAATATGTGGCAGATAAGGTCGAGTTCGAATTTTTTGAACTAGTCCGGATGCAGCCTATGAATGGAAGCTAATTTCATTTGTTTCATACACCACTTTCCCTCAGCTACTATCTCTCGAGTTCTAGCCATATACCTTAGGTTTTCTAGCTAGTTTCTAGGGCATTTTAGTGTCGAGAAGCTTCGGAGCTACTGTCGACTCGAGAAAGAGTTGGTGAACCGGGACACGCAGAGCGAGAGGTCATCAACGGGCTGAAATGCTCACTGTCGTCGCGGGAGGAGGATAACAAAAGCCGATGAAAAGATTAACCCCCGGAATAAAATGTTTATTAGACAAAAAGACGCAGATATAATCCTAAAGCCTTAAATagttatttaaagattattaaCAAGAACTTTGAAGTATATTTAGTAATTCTGGATCCAGCATGACAGCAATTTCAATATGTTGGTATTGTTTTAGCTTCAGACAAGTAAATTTTCTGTCATATTGTTTTAGTGAGGTACATGATGTACGGACTGAAATCCAAGCGTAGTATACACAATTATATGCTGCATATTTATGTTGCATGATACATTTTTAACTGCTTAGACATATTATGCGTGACATATCACGTTGAGCAtgatatcttttgagatatacCTCGTTTATTGGAGTCACTCAGCCATGTTCTGTATTGTGGACGATTGGATATCGAGATCTATAATGTCAGATGGGACCCGCGAGCTCTGATGACCCTAGACATTGTAGGTCTACGTTTTGATGATGAGTGTGGGAGCCAAAACATctctagggcagatcagagaCCACATACTCAGGCGTCTCTAGACAGAGGATGAGATTATTGACTTGATCCTTGATATCCGAACATATTGTATTTGACATGCATTATATCTGTTTGTATCCTCATACATTCTCGTATTGGATTAATGTCACTCATGTCCTCATTTTCATCTTGGACACCTCATTCCATGGGCCAGGTCTTAGGTTGAACGGTTCGGACAGCCAGAGCAGTGGCTAGAGCAATTGGCTTTTCTGTGGTGATCCAGTGGAGGTTTTATTTGGTTTCTCGTATTCTCGTGCATGTTATGCTTTCGAATTGATTGTATTAATGATTAAGACCGAGattattgttttgtttttgttcgGGTTGTGAGATGACTAAGTTATTTGGTTTCCGCTGTTTAATTGTTGTTATCAAGTTTAATTATGCACGTCTTTTAGTCTTTTTAGTAGTGGTTCATGTAAGTACGCTACACGACTTCCCTTCATGCAAAAACTCAGTATTTACAAAAGCCAAGACAGATTTATTCCCACAAATGAAATTGCACAATACAGTAATACGAATTACTCTTTTAATGATTGCTACGTCTGACTGCTAATCCGTTTCCTCAATGATGTTTGCTCCAGCAAAATACCAACAACCCAAATTCCATTCCTTCTAATCCATTTCCAAGACTCCGCTCCTTGGAACTTAGCATATGAGGGAAAGAAATTTGATGGCTTTGATATCTCTTGGTTTAAGAATTTGTCTCAAGTAACAACACAGTCAAAGAATATTCTGTCACAAAAATGTGTATTATGTCCTTAGAGATAATTGTGCCTTAATTTTGCCTTTTGTTCCTCAATGATACGAACTCCGAGAGAAAGCTACTAACACAGAATCCATCTACCTACCCACAATCGTGGAGTTTCATGGGTCACGCACCAGCCAAAGTGCAAAATAAAAAGAAGCTAAATAAATGCATAAGATCCACTTACTCGGGAAAACCGTCTATCAAGCGCTCAATGGTGTCATCCAATGGATGTCCAAGTTTCGTCTCTTCCTCTTCTTCATCCCCCTTCAGCCATAAAATCGCGTGTACCCTTTGCCTCATGACCCTGTATTCTTTTGCTAAGGCCTCCACAGTGTACACCTCTGGATTCTCCTTGTGCTTTTTATACATTTCAGCTTTTTCTGAATCTTTCAAATACAATCCTCTGGCACCTGGCTCTCGCACCTAAATTTACAAGTTATAAGGAATAATTACCATTTAATTTATATCCAATGATGAATATCCCTTTCTAATTGTCAATTACCCAGAGAAGTGAGATGATTGAAAATAGCATgagatacacacacacacaaaaattgAGTATCCAGTTTTCTGAATGAGTCATGATTTCAATTCGATAGAAGTACATAGttcatatctgattcatgaaCTATGTACTTCTATCGAATTGAAATCATGACTCATTCAGAAAACTGGATACTCaatttatgtgtgtgtgtgtatattcaTGAACTATGCTTTCTCAAATCTGATATCCTAAAAACAGAGAAGTGTagcacaaaaaaaattaaaaataataaagacTAAACAAATAAAGCACAATTGCTGCCTCATTCTTGAAAAATGTTAAATCTTTGAAGATTGAACCTCAATGGACAAAGAACCAAAATAAAAGGAATCCAACTCGGGCAAGAAACAAAACGATTTGCCGAGCGAGTCTCTCTGTAGAGAGAACAACGATATCCCAAACACAATGTTTTCTCCTCTTTTCCAGAATTAAACTGAATGAATGATGAAAACTGAAATCAAGTCACCAGAAATTTGCACAAAAAGTTTGGGACATTTGATCAGCAGCAAAATTACCAACGAAAGCTTTTATCTTGACTTTGCTTTTTACAAGTGAAATGCATGTATAAAATATACAATATGAGAAACCTAGTTACAAAGCCTTAACAAAGCTGTGTGCCAAGAGGTCTTATAGTAGTTAGAACCAATTATGTGTTCTCTTTTATGCATTGTATAATTAATATCATGCTCAATTCTTTCTTCTGTCTTAAATTTCCGGTGTACGGGAGTGATGTTGCCTGATTCATCCTGAGCATCGTGTATCACTTATTcatgaatttaatttattcacTTCAAAGCATTCAACTAGATTGAAAAAAACAAACTGATATGTACTATCTCCATGATGAACCAAAGTTTTTGGTGATGAAACAAAGCCGTTGAAATCTTTATTTTTCCTAATGATTTCCTCCACTAAATCGTAGATCCAAATGTCATACACAACAATTACTTGAAGAAACTCTGAGACCACACAGATTGCATCAAAATGCAAATTTCAGGCCTTCCTCCAACAATCAAATTAAGGGGAAGAAAAGCTAATTTCATGTCCCAAAAAGAAAAAACTACTCCGCTTCATCGAAAGTCATTTCCTCACGCAACAACTACTTCAAGAAACTCTCGAAACCACACCTATAAAATCAAAATGAAAATTTGGGACCTTTCTCCAACTATGAAATTAGGTGAAAATGAAGAAAGAAACAATAATTTCATGTCCCAAAAAGCAATCTAACCTGCTTCATCAATACAGCCATTTCCTTCATCTTGTCATCCCAGCTGTCCACAAACGCCTTCCCTCTTCGATTCTCATTGTTCAATTCCCTCACCTTTTCCGTTACATCATCCGCCCACCCAGCAGACTTCCTTTCGAACTGGCCCAGACTCGGCTCAACAGCCACCGGCAGACTGATTTGATGCCCCACTGCTTCCCCATCGAAGTGCTCCTTCGTCAGCCCAGTTGACCAAGACGAAACACCCGCGTCCCATCCTAACGGGTCGGGTTCCGACGACCCGGATCCTCCAAAATGGGCCGCCCCATCGAGTCCACTACAATTTTGCGTCGAAAATAGTTTCTGAAATGCGGGTGAAAGCTGAACGCATGGTTGCAAGATTGAGAGTTGCGGAAGTAATCGTTGAAGAGCTCTCATCGCGGAGCAAATGAGGGTTTCTGCTTCGTCCTCTGTTCTGTGGTTATGGGAAAATGAGGAAAACGAGagtctttaatttttttattttaattttatatataataaaatttataatttaattaaataaaaaaaacttactCAACTCAATTTTTCTATCTTTCTCGACTCAACTCTAGTTCTCATTTCATTTCTTATCTTCACAAAAACTCATTTTCTTCTCAACCTTCCATCCTGCATACATTGTTCTGATTTTTTGGCTAACAATTAACCATGAGTCTACAAGGTATTCCTCTACAACAAATCCAACGAAAAAACCACGTATTGAtaagaaaatttattttcaaatatgaaaTATTCAGTGTGAAGATACCAGGGTGAAGAGCACGACCCAGGGTCGTGAAGCACAAGTCTTCACGACCCCTGGGTCGTGAAGCACGCTTcaccaatttaaaataacagtGTAGGGATccgaacctaattcattttcttaaatcgtttttgggattaaatggatcaattacataatatgggtctaattttttttttaaaaatacataagtgtgaaacatatgataatcaatcttacttcatttacaagatcaagtttaatatctacaatctGATCGaaattacatgtcttgtacaaaatacattCATATTAAACTAGGAttcaacaactatacatcaagtgttgaaagccaattctacttctaagtccggatctctactctaatcttgatctct includes:
- the LOC142523054 gene encoding protein GAMETE CELL DEFECTIVE 1, mitochondrial-like, yielding MRALQRLLPQLSILQPCVQLSPAFQKLFSTQNCSGLDGAAHFGGSGSSEPDPLGWDAGVSSWSTGLTKEHFDGEAVGHQISLPVAVEPSLGQFERKSAGWADDVTEKVRELNNENRRGKAFVDSWDDKMKEMAVLMKQVREPGARGLYLKDSEKAEMYKKHKENPEVYTVEALAKEYRVMRQRVHAILWLKGDEEEEETKLGHPLDDTIERLIDGFPELFNSHDREFHIASLAYKPDFKVMPEGWDGTTRDPDEVHYEISMKEDEMLYQEFVQRMNFNKMKMAKKVKCHKYSRRRPAEGWNLTVEKLGSKDKRGNGGGWKFVSEADGSTRPLNEFEKMFVKRETPRRRRKILP